GTTGAGATCAACAAGGAGAAATTTATGGACTGGAAACTATAAAATATTTTCTACGAGATATTTCAACTACATCGCTTAGCTTTCATTAGTCGCAAGTTACATAGCAGTCACGTGACCTGAGAAAAGTCACGTGACAGGGGAATTGCGTCTTAGATATTGAGCAAATAAGCCTTAGAGCTCCAGTCAAGTTTTATATGTACAAGTTTTGTGACCATACAACTCACTTGACAAACttctggtcaaatttaaccttaaaatgctacgctaaCACTTTTGTCAAAGCGGACGCACAAATAGGGGAAGAGTGCCGACAGACTATATTCTATCTGCAAGGGTATTCTGACCCATCGCAAGAAACTGATGTAGTCAGAAAactacggcgaatacagttcgctctacaagaagaacaactttatgttGAATGTGTGGTGAGATTCCACACGTGTCTGACACGTATCCGGATTCCCTCCAGTACCCAGGACTCCACTGGGAATATTGCCAACTGAGCATGCGTCGTTAAGAGCGCAAAATTCGTATCTTGCTCTGCCTTTCACGGTACAGAACTAATCTCGATCTTGGTACGTCAGCGgtaaaaaaatatccggatttagCGTCCACACGATTCCGAGATTCATAGcatattcaaaaatttccactctgaAAGTTGCGGATTTGTATGCCGGATTCATCGGATACGGGTAGACGGAAGCCGTATGCGGAAAGATACTTGGCCCCATACTTGTGGACAGGGCCGTTAACAATAACGCATATAACCCGTACATTATCTGATGGCTTTATAGGGTAGTTCTAAATTATGGctgatttttcaaaaaaaaaaatccaaaattccaACCCTTTTCAGAAATGATGACTTTTTTGCAAAAGTAAATGGGATaaatatttaaacgaagtctaacttaaggCGCGGTTTAACGAATCTTTGAACCTCCAGTTCTCTTCTTTGGTGGGTTGTTTTAAGATCAGGAGTCTTCTCCATatgctttcataaaactgttcacaataaatgatgtttaaataaaatcattgggcaaattgaaaatgactgagaacacggttttgttaaacactggctaaaccacgtttaaatatttggcccaATGTCCTTGatcgcgttcgtcagaacgcatcctaatttGGTGTCCCTCTGGCACtaaggcagaaattttcgactgcaaattagccgcacctattaattttatcaggggcaccttAGCTAGGAAACTGGACTCTTTTCGACTCCCTGATTTCGTTTCCGTAATTTTTTCCGTAAGTGACGAACGTGGATCCGTAATAAACGATTACCTCTAGTCTATAAATTTAAGTCCAGGTCAGAccaattttttgtttgcatgttATTTACCATATTTTGCCTGAATTTAAAGtttataccaattttttttttcatttatgttAAGCCAAATTAGGTTATCAACCAAACACACTTCTAGCGCGCTGGTCTTTGGATGGAACTGACTCAGAGGTGAAGTAAGTAAACGAACAGTGAATAATTCATAATCAATTACCTATTTCTGTTGTGTTGTACTGTATAGGACAAAACTGTACGATGACGAACTTTTACTACGACTACCagaattgctggtttgcacatgacgtcacggcggccatgttggtggtcaagaacataagcatttctctcctctgggaactaaactctattttcatgtaaattcttcgggAAAAAAActctattgtattgacccccaacatggccgccttgtcacgtggttgcagaCCAAGAATCCTTCAGTTTGCTGTTGTCTGGTGCAAATTAGGTCTATTGTTTTTTAAGCCCCAGCGGGATGTACAAATTtgaataagaaagcaaaaacgaaatgaattcttagttgtagtcaaatgccgtcatcgtgaaaatggcctGTTAAAAACTTGAATGATAGTTGGTTTTAAAAAGAATAGGTGTCAATGAATTCACATAATTCCAGCAGGCTAAATGTTGAAACAAGTATAATGACAGTCTGTCATCAAGCGTGGCATTATTTGTTaattaacattattattcattcaaagtatttccccaattctgattggctaaaagcacacacataattcaccataaccagttactgatgactaAATCTGGAAGaatttggaattattttgaatgaataataaagcaattaatgaattcggctttcgtagcatatgaagaattaagcatatctcggagggtgttatccacctcggccttcggcctctgtAGATAACagcctcctcgatctgcttaattctccTTATCCTACTCaacctcattcattaattgcttaataaattttttggctgtaaaggtgatgttacacggtaCGATTcgcaatgacgatttttaacgcaacacagcgttgcaatgttggaacaatgttgtaactattccAAACAATGTcgtaacaatgttgcaacgctgtgttgcgttaaaaatcgttgttgcaaatcgtctcgtgtaacatcacttaGTAACTCTTTCTTTACTTAACTTGGCGTGAAAACATGAAACACCGGActaggggcccgtttctcgaaggtcccgataattaacgggcccggtaagctgtctccgtttacattaaagatcgaggtttcaatagtttgcATTCAAcacgataaaactgtcagttaatgaaacaaaatggagtagtttgctaaccaggacccgcgctcttattctttatatttcgatttgaatatttgatttcgggcccgtaaagttaccgggactttcgagaaacgggccccaggccaATAAAAGTGGCATATATCATGACTTCAAATATTAAGCTAATTATGACGCCACATTTGATGGCCTCATCCATGCGTAAATTTTAAACTTGAATCTCCttattttagcttatttttgtACCGTTTTTGAAAGAACTTTTTTATGAGCTAAATACAACATTCTTAATTTAGCTAAATTAGTTTTACAAAAACGGGGTACCTAAAATAAGTGGGTAAAATGAGTGTAAAATTAGGTGTTTTATTGTGTTGGTGCAATCACGATAAGTAAGTTACAAATAACGCATCTTTACGGTCGAAAGCTATAATAACTTCTTATTGTATAAAGTTTGATAACAAAATTGAACATTCCAAATTCTTGATAATGTGGTAAGGGGAAAGTTAGACTGATAAGAATCATTTTTGGCTTTCAAGGTTACAGTGTCTCAAGCCATTTTGCAGCTACTCCGTAAAAACTGAAATcgtttatagcggagctctcgcgcgcagcggagcagcatgggtacgaaaatttggtaaactatccatcaaCATAAagacgaaactacgccgggcaaggctgtcagttggctgacagtcgtttaaagttatattggcaagccaaataaaggtcaattgacagctgtcaaaatgggacacgTGTAGACggctatcagaaaactaataacgtgggctcaggttcgctcagatACACTATCTGGCATTTTCCAatacatgccggacggatatgtcttactcacactcgtagtctgttaattcaaatattcgccattctaatgaaggttaattgacagctgtcaaactagagtatacgctgaccatcattacctgagtgtatcgcgggctcatttttctatccattgaggtcacgcagtgtttaaagttttgcgctgatattttatttgatcacgggctcaattcgaagccccatagcttagaaaatctatccatcctagaaaaatcggcaatcacgtgacagtacaccgaccacccgaccttctgtccgtccgcaccacaggtgtaccaatgtttaatctcatactttctagctagtttgggagcctgcaacctgatattgtacatccatgttttgattaattgacagctgtcaaaatagtgtctccgctgaccagtatcgcctgaccgtatcgcgggctcaggtatcgacccactgagttcgagtgattttttgaaggtatccgctgacgagttgctacttttcaaatgatcgcaggctcaagttcaattttttcaaaatgcatatgaagtcgtgttcatgagccgcacttttaaaattttgatttcgaactgacctcggacgcgaaaattcaaccggcttttacatttccattcagggaaggcaatcgcgtTTGACTTTTCGCACTGTCACTCGTTGATCACGCTctgcgtccaatttttatgttctgattggtcaaaatttgacaggtgagttcatgcggaaaatttgtctactgatagctggagctgacagagttttgtgtcatcttgtgatgttttaaactgtctttttctactttgtatacaaaatgaaacacagctgctatcaagattgttctgtaattcatggctggtttgtttattgcgctttttgttgacaaatgcaccgcttgtcaaagtcattggaaatccgatttcggatggcatcgttttcaaaaatgagcttactcacttgcccttgcttgaggcataagagggttgaaaagtctcaagcgattctggatcacttgatgaccttcagaagcagtatctcgactggtaagcctgagcagtTATTGTCtatgatgtgtttttttttttcggtttcctgaagtcgagcgtatggtttatgcggcttaagtttatacacgagcaatgatcaggagcacccaacgagaatatagttcaaaaccacttaaacatagaattgttaaacgtattttagtatttaaacggtagatataggcatatttttatcccctaaaaatttttgatctgttcggatttcctaactgaaagtctagtgatccgaaaattatagggatcaaaacttactttttcgaaaatttcagccagaaaaaaggctccccaaaattctaggtgacctgtttagggtaaaaatccgttaaaaataggcaattacaccattttttaggtgttcgaaaatcctaggagaggcaggcaagcaagaaattttacaacaaatgttccgaaaattctactgagatctcaaatcgtcttccgaacagatatttttccgaaaattgtcgttgggtgcccctgaatgatctaacctacaatagtatcaggtttaaaaagcctttagacattttttgaccgcaaattcaaagaaaagattccaaagattatttagttatgattttgactgtaaacagaaagctctgagcgattttcttgcctcgagttcatcttgaaaaagagcaaacaccgggaagcccgcttaaaacataaataagcttatactcacctgactcatgattttcagagacactttactctcaatacttctcttcgtgaatgaaaattattgtctctgtacatgtttcaccgaattatatttattttattgattgttagtatagtccctctcgcaatttttatcgctgcaccggttgtttccagtcgaacataaacatcgcatgcaggaatactcaaaacgccgggcgtaaatatcactcgcgtCTAAATATTACGCacaaaaccatacacagtttaataaataaagggaaataaaacctaaacataacaatttgtCTATTATGTTcgagcgtaaatggtaactctattaatcgcactgcaaatttggtgcctgtgaaaagtgagaacccgtccggctggccgaaaagtgattttgggaattttttttatcgttttcatgaaaagcccataattattaccctgcatatcacataggaccagatttttctaactgaaaagtcccggcattatagaattctcttcatgaaaacgttttataattcaataatttgttgtgcaaaggaagcgcgtgctttgatcgtcgtggatattgaatgagtgcaaattctcttgcaaaattgtgaaaaactgcagaattcaattataggtttaaatagggcaaaaaagaacaaattctgtccgaggtctgtatgataaaaaagggcctcatagtactgtgTACCTGAGACGTGATCAGAAAAactatgtttaaaaggctggctTACGCGCCagcagattcgtcgccaagatttactagtaaccTAAACTTGTCGAATGCAAGAAATCTGGCCTGATTTGTTATTTTGGCCtgtcttttagacagaggaatgcaacgtgtaaattggctgccatcAAGGACTCTCGTGGCGCGTGTTTATATTTCgaggttgtccaattatccatagtctctctaacggagcaatgttggagagactggtgaatgccacattatgatgcaacagctaatgcaaatacactcttttttttttttataagaatgttgtttttccggcccaggccgaatattcttatttttctgccgattttaggctgaaaatattcttgtattattcttaaattatagcttatgacatttccgttttagaatttattggggtatcaattacAAGTGTTTGGTATTTAGATCTGTGCTGAATCGGTATCTGataccgttcatcgaactgtcattggcgttgaacattttgctatagctagtgcaggttttttcgttttgttggctagtttcgccgtttagagaaaggaataattttatacggttaagttaaaaacataaaattgtattgtatttacagatgtttcaacacacaaaattatatctatccttttcaaaatctcactcagcctcggctttattcgtaaaatattcttaaaatttcgcaaatttcagcctcgatattcttataaaatatattcttataaaaagtAAAGAGtgtacaatacacgaataggtctatttgttttccaggcctaatctactgtgatcgaacatgattgctatttttgggtgtagaaataagactatttaataactcggtgtaaaatttgtttcactcttggactgtcaaattatttttctctaaaaccacttagcctttgcctcaaaagtcaaatgaatgtgccctgatctgtggattacaagtttattgcttgatttaaattatgaatttattaacgggagcttcgcttttagccccggctaaatctatatatttctttatttgacATTTCAAACCTCGCCCAgccaatccccccccccccgcctccacCCTCCACTGAAAGCCACTTTTAGTAGGAATGTCTGGATggggttaactgacaactgacaaattgcctaaaattttactgacaactgacatttgccaTGGGTCTTACTGATAACTGGAACAGGACCTGATTGTcctttatttttccagaaaaccTGTTTTGAAGGCCTTTCAATAGCATTGTTCCACTCTTTTCGTCAGACAATGTCATCAAATGTGCGTTTATATGGCTGATATTAGCAGCGGGACGCTCAACTGTCATATTCCGTTTATGATTTCCTGTAAAACCCATGTGTTTCGGGTACCATCCGTTGTAAATGACCTATGACGAATCTCAAATTTACTCTCCTGCCAGAGCGCGCCAGCATACACGTGGCCGCTAATCAACGCGTTATAAAAGCGATTGTAGTTTTTTACGGAAATGATTCAGATACGGTCTTGCTTGGTCTTTCTTGCATTGCGATCAACATCCCGATATTTGGAAGGTATAAATATTGATTGGCTTAATGATTGGAAATGTTGGACTCTGGCCAGCAAAGTCGTTCGGGTGGAGAAATTGAAATTGTTTCAGTTGGAAAACTGATGAAAATTATGGCGCTATTGCATCAGAGCAAATCTGAAAATCATCAAAGCAAATCTGTGATGTTAATCCTCATGTATCAGTCTAGAAAATGGAGCAACTTACAGAGAAGAAGATGGTTTTCAATCTCTGTACCTCAATGGTTCTGGTGCATATGCCACGGTGCCTGCCGTGGACTTTGGACGTTCAAGTTTTACTATCGCCTGTTGGGTCAAACTGCAGAGCCCTGCCAGTGATCCATCACCAGTTTTCTCAGACTGGTCAACTCCGCTGAAATTTTTAATCCAAGCGTACAGTGGGGGAAAGATGCTTTTTGGATGTATAAACAACTTTGGTAATTACCTTCCATGGATATCATCAGGACGGTAAGAAACTGGAAAATATGTATTTTAAATTGCCATGAATTCACTTCTACGCAATTAGCGTgcttattaggatttggacaaaacgcgtgTGAAATTATTCTCAGGCCACTTACGGGATGACTACTTaaataaatatgcatattttagtaaatgctatttagaacggtttgcttccatcagtggccctgaaaagtgaactacaaatgtgtctcaacgaaaaaaaaaaacacgtgaaacgtgatttcaaataacacgtGACATCGCttcgtcaatgacgtcacaaaacacgttttcctaTGTGAAGAAGGGTTGCAAACCTTAATCTTAGGAATTTTCACTaccaaaatgttacataaacagtgtaaatcgtaaattcgccttgtatgtttggaaatgttatttattcTATTAACTGCTTAACTaattaataagtcacgtgacccttttccctttatttaccgATTCGTATATAACGTAAACACGCATACAAGGCGAATTtataagaacctttttaatAGCCTCTGAAATGTACCTAAAAAAACTTGCTGCTCTTTCATTATCCTTTCCCCATTttagagtaaatattttgaccgtTTATTCTCAATTGTCAATCACGTGACGAAAATTTGAGCTTCTAAAATGCACTCcatttgtagttcaattttcaggatcattgatagaagcaaacagttctaaatagcattttatcaaaatatgcatatttaattagatagTGATGCCTTAAGTGGCCTGAGTTCCTTGATTTCACTTGTCATCATTTGAGTACACATGCTAATTTAGTAAAACCTAGTGATGGTTGACTTACACGCATTTCTATCCGCGGTTGAGTGTGAGCATAACTTTCTGATTTGTGGTCTTTCAGGAGCCCTACAGTTGACAATTGGTTTCATATGGCAGCTTATTGGGACAAAAATGCAAACGAGGCTGGAATATTCCTTGACGGCTTCTTAGTTTCACATAAAGGTCTGGTAAATGGCTCTTACGTCAGGGGTAACGATCATACAGTGTACGATATCGGACTTAAAAGGGACTCGTGGCAGACTTTTAAAGGGCATTTAAGAGATCTTGTGATTATCGGAGAGGCACTTACTGCTGAAGAGTTGAGAAAACTACGGCTAACAGGTGAAAATAAGGGCAATAGTATCTAGGTATGCCAACAGTGAACGAAAATATTTACCCGCAGGATATTCTATTTTTAACTGTTAGGGCAGGTCTTAATAAACTTGTGTTTTCCGTTATGTGTGTCTCTGAGTGGATACCATCCTGAAAAACTTAATTAGGCCAggtaaaagaaaagttggaaattAACGGTGACAATACAGTCAAGTTCCCATtaatgtagcctgcgaatacagccgtttctacTTGCTCCTCGCCACTAAGGACGTTTCGACTGGACTCAgccacagaaattccatactgatgacgtaaaatctgtccagaatctggtcaggagctctgattggtcgaggcAGAAGTTATAGCAGATCTCTctcgcgcgcgcagcggagcaccatgggtaagaaaatttggtaacctTAATGCATcggagaaattttggtagtcacgtgaccgtacaccctCCCGCTCGATcgaccgtccgcaccacaggcacaccaatgtaaaataactcaatcaacataCAGGTATGTTAacttgaggttattttggcgggaaatcccATAGCCaccgcgtcttgtgaagcagagacaactaaagagtcattaaggtggctccctagagtaaattggccgtgcgcagcctgagcactagtatggcgcgagctttaaaatccgcgcgatgtccacgcaaaaattaaaacaaacatggactctcagtttcgaaatattccccccaaaaactttattaactttctgttGAAGCTCATTGTTCATAAAGCTTGATTAGTGTAGGTCAAACATTTATAAGAGGAGACAATGTTACACCGGTGAAAAGTCACTATCGATCTCCATaagagtaaattgtatgtaaaaacaaagcggaaattttccaaagacatcaattctttcgcctcaaaagtagacaaacgttAAATAGTCGAAGTAAATGGTGAGTGGAAACTTTacttagaaaacaaagaagtaagtACACTAACCCAGAAGGAA
The genomic region above belongs to Porites lutea chromosome 12, jaPorLute2.1, whole genome shotgun sequence and contains:
- the LOC140953804 gene encoding alpha-N-acetylgalactosamine-specific lectin-like — translated: MAAYWDKNANEAGIFLDGFLVSHKGLVNGSYVRGNDHTVYDIGLKRDSWQTFKGHLRDLVIIGEALTAEELRKLRLTGPTLNGAWIGLNESMRVWSDGIPVSYTKWASGQPDHGGDNQKCAAMAIDGGSWKGTSCKNKLPFVCEVEI